The following coding sequences are from one Ruminococcus flavefaciens AE3010 window:
- a CDS encoding ATP-dependent Clp protease ATP-binding subunit, which produces MINNEKFTRKAILIIEGAIDHASELGHTYVGSEHILLSILDDEGSEAAKMLFASGICYSDAEKEIIDMVGRGTPSILNQRFFTTATKRILEVAYSAAADAGAQKAAPEHILAALIKESSCSACTVLKHISADIPYLCDRLRNITNEEMNIKLYESLKPKPSQLPNLFRFGRNITDITVINQNDPLIGRKNEVERILQILSRRTKNNPCLIGEAGVGKTAIVEGVAAMFIRNLVPDNLKNKFIFSLNLTSMLSGAKYRGDFEERVKSCIEEAAEAKNIILFIDEIHTIVGAGAAEGAIDAANIMKPQLARGQLQLIGATTFDEYRKTIEKDAALERRFQAVKVNEPNNHSCIEILKGLRKKYESFHDIKISDEIIDLSVELSKRYITDRFLPDKAIDILDEACALAKIKNSCKKLTKDTDFIDMDGVRLSRLNEVVEANKKLHVTEDDLNTVISLKTGIPTSKITSQESQKLEKLKDVLSERIIGHERAVKKVTNAIYRAKAGLRDTNRPIASLLFAGPTGVGKTEMSKAIAECLFDSENNLIRVDMSEYMEKHSVSKIIGAPPGYAGYDSSDNNLCEKIRRTPYSLVLFDEVEKAEKDVLNILLQILDYGMLTDSLMRKVSFRNCIIIMTSNIGAEEMIGKSSLGFAEDCQERLEDKALEAVKRYFSAELLNRLDEIVVFESFEKNDLLKLSRLALDDLRKRSHSIGIEIEFTDKVIESLAAVKGTSRYGARQIKRKAVELVENKLANMIINSEIAKGDSLKLDIENERLLITKNVTV; this is translated from the coding sequence ATGATAAATAACGAAAAATTCACAAGAAAAGCCATACTCATAATCGAAGGCGCCATTGATCACGCCTCTGAGCTGGGACATACCTATGTAGGCAGCGAGCATATCCTCCTATCTATTCTTGATGATGAAGGCTCGGAAGCGGCCAAAATGCTTTTTGCAAGTGGAATATGCTATTCAGACGCTGAAAAAGAGATAATCGATATGGTAGGGCGGGGAACGCCTTCTATTCTAAATCAGCGTTTTTTCACAACAGCTACCAAGCGTATCCTTGAAGTAGCATATTCAGCGGCAGCAGACGCAGGAGCACAGAAAGCCGCTCCCGAGCATATTCTTGCTGCTTTGATAAAGGAATCATCATGCAGTGCCTGCACGGTGCTAAAGCATATAAGCGCAGATATACCTTATTTATGCGACAGGCTCAGAAATATAACGAATGAGGAGATGAACATAAAGCTCTACGAATCATTGAAGCCAAAACCCTCGCAGCTTCCTAATCTTTTCAGATTTGGAAGGAATATTACAGATATTACAGTCATTAACCAGAATGATCCGCTTATCGGACGAAAAAACGAAGTTGAACGTATCTTACAGATACTTTCACGCAGGACTAAAAACAATCCCTGTCTAATTGGAGAAGCAGGCGTAGGAAAGACCGCAATAGTTGAGGGCGTTGCGGCAATGTTTATAAGGAATCTCGTCCCTGATAATCTGAAAAACAAGTTTATTTTTTCACTTAATCTGACTTCGATGCTTTCGGGAGCAAAATATCGCGGAGACTTTGAGGAACGTGTGAAATCATGTATTGAAGAAGCCGCAGAAGCTAAGAATATTATTCTATTTATAGACGAAATTCACACCATTGTAGGTGCAGGAGCCGCCGAAGGTGCCATAGATGCTGCAAATATTATGAAGCCTCAGCTGGCAAGGGGACAGCTTCAGCTCATAGGTGCTACCACATTTGACGAATACAGAAAGACGATCGAAAAAGACGCCGCACTTGAACGCCGTTTTCAGGCAGTAAAGGTAAACGAACCGAATAATCACAGCTGTATAGAGATACTAAAAGGTCTCCGTAAAAAGTATGAATCCTTCCACGATATAAAGATAAGCGACGAAATAATTGATCTGTCGGTAGAGCTTTCAAAGCGCTATATTACAGACAGATTCTTGCCTGACAAAGCCATTGATATACTTGATGAAGCATGCGCATTGGCAAAAATAAAAAACAGCTGCAAAAAGCTCACAAAAGATACCGACTTTATTGATATGGACGGGGTCAGGCTTTCAAGGCTGAATGAAGTTGTTGAAGCTAATAAAAAACTCCATGTTACCGAAGATGATCTTAATACTGTAATTTCACTGAAAACAGGTATTCCCACAAGCAAAATAACATCACAGGAATCACAGAAACTCGAAAAACTGAAAGATGTCCTTTCCGAACGAATCATAGGTCATGAACGCGCAGTGAAAAAGGTCACAAACGCAATATATCGTGCAAAAGCGGGACTGCGTGACACTAACAGACCAATTGCTTCTCTCTTATTCGCGGGTCCTACGGGAGTGGGAAAAACCGAAATGTCAAAAGCGATTGCCGAATGTCTTTTTGACAGTGAAAACAATCTCATTCGGGTTGACATGTCAGAGTATATGGAGAAACATTCAGTCTCAAAGATAATCGGAGCCCCTCCCGGCTATGCAGGATACGACAGCAGCGATAATAATCTGTGTGAAAAAATCAGACGTACTCCCTATTCACTTGTATTATTCGATGAAGTTGAAAAAGCCGAGAAAGATGTCCTGAATATTCTTCTTCAAATACTTGATTACGGCATGCTGACAGATTCACTTATGAGAAAGGTGAGTTTCAGAAACTGCATAATTATTATGACCTCCAACATCGGTGCAGAAGAAATGATAGGCAAAAGCTCCCTTGGCTTTGCAGAAGACTGTCAGGAAAGACTTGAGGATAAGGCACTGGAAGCTGTAAAAAGGTATTTTTCAGCTGAATTGCTGAACAGACTTGACGAGATCGTTGTATTTGAAAGCTTTGAAAAAAACGACCTGTTGAAGCTGAGCAGACTTGCTCTTGATGATCTGCGAAAGCGCTCACATTCAATAGGGATAGAGATAGAGTTTACCGACAAAGTCATTGAATCCTTGGCAGCAGTAAAAGGAACTTCCAGATACGGAGCACGTCAAATAAAGCGTAAAGCTGTCGAGCTTGTGGAAAATAAGCTTGCAAATATGATAATCAACTCCGAAATAGCAAAAGGGGACAGCTTGAAGCTTGACATAGAAAACGAAAGGCTGCTTATTACAAAGAATGTTACAGTATAA
- a CDS encoding DMT family transporter: MLKTFRGSFMLLLAALIWGTAFVAQSKGMDYVEPFTYNAVRTLLGGVILMPIVYLFGRKGHKSAKAYSSKISLLGGICCGLVLFAASSFQQYGIAFTSAGKAGFITALYVVIVPIIGIVTGRRPNIMIWICVCIAVLGFYLLCIEEGFVLSKGDLFVLICAFFYSVHIIFIDHFNSNGADPVKMSCIQFFTAGTIMLICMFIFEEPALKSVFDAKYTILYTGIMSCGVAYTLQIIGQKYTEPAAATLIMSLESVFAALAGWIILNEHMNLKEFAGCSLVFAAVVLSQLDIGSKKQISLNKKGNT; encoded by the coding sequence ATGCTGAAAACTTTTCGCGGCAGTTTTATGCTCCTGCTTGCAGCTTTGATATGGGGTACTGCTTTTGTGGCTCAAAGCAAGGGCATGGATTATGTGGAGCCGTTTACGTATAACGCTGTACGAACTCTTCTCGGCGGTGTTATTTTGATGCCTATAGTATATTTATTCGGAAGAAAAGGACACAAAAGTGCTAAAGCATACAGCAGCAAAATAAGTTTGTTAGGAGGTATCTGCTGCGGACTTGTGCTTTTTGCGGCAAGCTCATTTCAGCAGTACGGAATTGCCTTTACTTCTGCGGGTAAAGCGGGCTTTATAACGGCGCTTTATGTTGTTATTGTCCCGATAATCGGTATAGTAACAGGACGTAGACCGAATATAATGATATGGATATGTGTTTGTATCGCAGTTCTCGGCTTTTACCTGCTTTGCATTGAAGAAGGCTTCGTGCTTTCCAAGGGCGATCTCTTTGTATTAATATGTGCATTTTTTTATTCGGTACATATTATATTTATAGATCATTTCAATTCAAATGGTGCAGATCCTGTAAAGATGTCTTGTATACAGTTCTTTACCGCGGGGACAATTATGCTGATCTGTATGTTTATCTTTGAAGAGCCGGCTTTAAAAAGCGTTTTCGATGCTAAATACACTATTTTGTATACAGGAATAATGTCCTGTGGCGTTGCTTATACATTGCAGATAATAGGTCAAAAATATACTGAGCCTGCTGCTGCAACGCTTATAATGAGCCTTGAATCTGTATTCGCAGCATTAGCAGGCTGGATAATACTTAACGAACACATGAACTTAAAAGAATTTGCAGGCTGTTCGCTTGTATTCGCTGCTGTTGTACTTTCACAGCTTGATATCGGCTCAAAAAAACAAATATCTCTCAATAAAAAGGGCAATACATGA
- a CDS encoding tRNA lysidine(34) synthetase: MNSSIDSSITGEFSKSIWSKFRRGIEEYRLIENNDRIAVCISGGKDSMLMAKCMQRLQKYGNIDFDVEYIVMDPGYADENRQKIIENADLLGIPVNIKNTRIFESTEKAEKHPCFLCARLRRGWLYKTAQELGCNKIALGHHFDDVIETILMGMLYGSQVQTMMPKLHSENYEGVQLIRPLYLVRENDIIRWCEYNKLEFIQCACRITKSEGSSKRAEIKSLLHQLRLTNPAVDMNIFRSVENVNLQTLISYHRGSETHHFLDDFDKGLSIKGTNNFQNNETEPKQC, translated from the coding sequence ATGAACAGCAGCATAGACAGCTCCATAACAGGAGAATTCAGCAAAAGCATATGGTCAAAATTCCGCAGGGGCATCGAGGAGTACAGACTTATCGAAAATAATGACAGGATAGCTGTATGCATTTCAGGCGGCAAGGACTCCATGCTAATGGCAAAGTGTATGCAGAGACTTCAGAAATACGGGAATATTGATTTTGATGTTGAATATATAGTTATGGATCCCGGTTATGCCGATGAAAACAGGCAGAAGATCATAGAAAATGCTGATCTGCTCGGGATACCTGTCAATATAAAGAATACGAGGATATTTGAATCAACGGAAAAAGCTGAAAAGCACCCCTGCTTTTTATGTGCAAGGCTTCGCAGAGGCTGGCTTTATAAAACTGCTCAGGAGCTTGGCTGCAACAAGATTGCTCTGGGACATCATTTTGATGACGTAATCGAAACTATCCTCATGGGTATGCTGTATGGTTCACAGGTGCAGACCATGATGCCAAAGCTTCACAGCGAAAACTATGAGGGGGTTCAGCTCATACGGCCGCTGTATCTTGTACGCGAAAATGATATTATTCGCTGGTGCGAATACAATAAGCTTGAATTCATACAGTGTGCCTGCCGCATCACAAAAAGCGAGGGCAGTTCAAAGCGTGCAGAGATAAAATCACTTTTGCATCAGTTAAGGCTGACAAATCCTGCTGTTGATATGAATATATTTCGTAGCGTGGAAAATGTGAATCTACAGACACTTATATCATATCATCGCGGCAGCGAGACACATCATTTCCTCGACGATTTTGATAAGGGGCTGAGCATTAAAGGCACTAACAACTTCCAAAATAACGAAACGGAGCCAAAGCAATGCTGA